The following are from one region of the Bacillus methanolicus MGA3 genome:
- a CDS encoding histidine phosphatase family protein, translating into MEEYETSDIEDGTIDLGGIEWTKCYTSDVHRAVKTAEQIFSGEIIKMRELREISMYPLFKKNMKLPFLLWAFLVRTAWLINHQSQQETKFDVEQRIHSVLDQIIQNQNDNILIVSHGAFMMMMSKELLRRGFKGKKITRPKMENYISLKKNKYITIL; encoded by the coding sequence ATAGAAGAATACGAAACATCCGATATTGAGGATGGAACTATAGATTTAGGAGGAATTGAGTGGACAAAGTGTTATACTAGTGATGTTCATCGAGCTGTAAAAACAGCGGAACAAATTTTTTCAGGTGAGATTATCAAAATGAGAGAATTGCGAGAAATTTCTATGTACCCTCTTTTTAAAAAAAATATGAAATTGCCATTTCTTTTATGGGCATTCCTTGTAAGGACAGCCTGGCTAATTAATCATCAATCACAGCAGGAAACAAAGTTTGATGTTGAACAGAGAATTCATTCCGTACTTGACCAAATAATTCAAAACCAAAATGATAATATCCTTATTGTAAGCCACGGCGCCTTTATGATGATGATGAGCAAGGAGCTTTTAAGAAGAGGTTTTAAAGGGAAAAAGATAACAAGACCTAAAATGGAAAACTATATATCTTTGAAAAAGAATAAATACATCACTATACTTTAA
- a CDS encoding FAD-dependent oxidoreductase produces MYEIAVVGAGPAGASAALFAAKAGKKTVLIDNGQSITKKAWIENHYGVMEITGPDLVELGKKQAQKFGAELVESKALSIEKGSYGFTIKTESGEFEAKHIILATGISVELAEKAGVNTKEGTEPRIKKVIDADASGKTNVEGIWAAGTCAGVSVHTIITAGDGAKVAINVISELNGERYVDHDILKS; encoded by the coding sequence ATGTATGAAATTGCTGTAGTTGGAGCGGGACCGGCCGGGGCAAGTGCTGCCCTTTTTGCAGCGAAGGCAGGAAAAAAGACGGTGCTAATTGATAATGGCCAAAGCATTACAAAAAAAGCGTGGATTGAAAACCATTATGGAGTTATGGAAATCACAGGCCCAGATCTAGTTGAACTTGGAAAAAAACAGGCACAAAAATTTGGAGCGGAGTTAGTTGAAAGTAAAGCGTTAAGTATTGAAAAAGGTTCCTATGGTTTTACAATTAAGACAGAAAGCGGCGAATTTGAAGCGAAGCATATTATTCTTGCCACTGGAATATCCGTTGAGCTAGCCGAAAAAGCAGGAGTTAATACAAAAGAAGGTACTGAACCGAGAATTAAAAAAGTGATAGATGCAGATGCATCAGGTAAAACAAATGTTGAAGGAATCTGGGCAGCCGGCACTTGTGCAGGTGTAAGCGTTCACACCATCATTACTGCAGGTGACGGAGCGAAGGTAGCGATTAATGTAATTAGTGAACTAAATGGTGAGCGTTACGTTGACCATGATATTTTAAAATCATAA
- a CDS encoding FdhF/YdeP family oxidoreductase, which produces MGKTQHTGPIKLDKRPRPSLWASFAPMGLGKVKPHHIRDTIKSVWENKDNLPYAYRIITQGVCDGCALGVSGLYDRTLTGPHICTTRLNVLRLNTMPAIDPKWLEDVEKMRELDSTQLRKLGRIPYPLSRKKGEKKFTRISWDDALNRIAEKIKKIDPKQLAFYLTARGITNEVYYTAAKTARFLGTNNIDNASRICHSPSKTALKRSLGIGASSCSYKDWIGTDVLIFWGSVAANNQPVSTKYMYAAKKAGTKIITINPYREPAMENYWIPSIPESALFGTKIVDDVFQVNIGGDIAFMNGVMKHWFEMEEKAPGSAIDHRFVSEHTNGFEELKAHIQKQDWSLLEQSSGLSKERMFEFAKLLADAKTGVFVWSMGLTQHRFATDNISQVANLAMLRGFIGREHCGLMPIRGHSSVQGSGEMGADPFVLPGGEFDELNARRIEEIWGFKIPRWQGDTIGQTIENIMLPEGHERKVKVLYTSGGNFLETMPNPKFIKEALENLEIRVHQDIIFNTSTLLDAKEEVIILPAMTRYEQPGGGTSTSTERMIYFSPEIKGPRIEEARPEWEIYVDLASRVYPEKKELIYFKSAQEIRNEIAVANRNYDGIQHLKNQGDFFQWGGAWLCEGGICPTADGKGNLIPIEIPELRKAEGHFYVTSRRGKQFNSMIYSETDPFNGADRYDIAINPDDAAKLGIREGDSIVVYNQFGTFQGRAKFEDVKQGNIAVYWPEGNVLLPKGIYEEHAKIPDYNTSVIVEKAETFHAQKDKKYLEKRIEELETTIE; this is translated from the coding sequence ATGGGAAAAACACAACATACTGGACCTATTAAATTGGATAAACGACCCAGGCCATCATTATGGGCAAGTTTTGCACCAATGGGCCTAGGAAAAGTAAAGCCGCATCATATTCGGGATACAATTAAATCCGTCTGGGAAAATAAAGATAATTTGCCATATGCATATCGGATTATAACTCAAGGTGTTTGCGACGGTTGTGCACTTGGCGTATCCGGGTTATATGACCGGACTCTCACCGGACCCCATATCTGTACGACTCGTCTGAATGTTCTCCGTTTAAACACGATGCCGGCAATTGATCCAAAATGGCTCGAAGATGTGGAAAAAATGAGGGAACTTGACAGTACTCAGCTGCGTAAACTTGGGAGGATCCCTTATCCCCTTTCAAGAAAGAAAGGAGAAAAGAAGTTTACAAGAATATCATGGGACGATGCGTTGAACCGCATCGCTGAGAAAATTAAAAAAATTGATCCGAAACAGTTGGCGTTTTACTTGACAGCAAGAGGGATAACAAATGAAGTATATTATACCGCAGCAAAGACCGCCCGTTTTCTTGGTACGAACAATATTGATAACGCTTCGCGCATTTGCCATTCTCCCAGTAAAACTGCACTGAAACGTTCTCTTGGAATCGGGGCATCAAGCTGCAGCTATAAAGATTGGATTGGAACCGATGTTCTAATTTTCTGGGGCTCCGTTGCCGCTAATAACCAGCCTGTTTCAACAAAATATATGTATGCAGCAAAAAAAGCAGGTACAAAAATTATTACAATCAATCCGTATCGCGAGCCGGCAATGGAGAATTACTGGATACCATCCATTCCAGAAAGTGCACTGTTTGGAACCAAAATTGTTGATGACGTGTTTCAGGTGAACATTGGCGGTGACATCGCCTTCATGAACGGTGTGATGAAGCATTGGTTTGAAATGGAAGAAAAGGCTCCTGGATCTGCAATTGATCACCGTTTTGTCAGCGAGCATACGAACGGCTTTGAAGAACTGAAAGCGCATATACAAAAGCAAGATTGGTCTTTGTTAGAACAATCTTCAGGGTTGTCAAAAGAGCGAATGTTTGAATTTGCAAAACTGCTTGCCGATGCCAAAACAGGTGTCTTTGTATGGAGTATGGGATTAACGCAGCACCGTTTTGCAACTGATAATATCTCGCAAGTAGCAAACCTCGCAATGCTCCGCGGTTTTATTGGCAGAGAGCATTGCGGTTTGATGCCGATCCGCGGGCACAGCAGTGTTCAAGGGTCAGGTGAAATGGGTGCAGATCCTTTTGTTTTGCCTGGCGGTGAGTTTGATGAACTAAATGCCCGGCGGATTGAAGAAATCTGGGGATTTAAGATTCCGAGATGGCAAGGGGATACGATCGGACAAACGATTGAAAATATAATGCTTCCGGAAGGGCATGAGCGGAAAGTAAAAGTGCTTTATACAAGCGGCGGAAACTTTCTTGAGACGATGCCGAATCCTAAATTCATAAAAGAAGCATTGGAAAATTTAGAAATACGTGTTCATCAGGATATCATTTTTAATACATCAACATTACTCGATGCAAAAGAAGAGGTTATCATTCTTCCGGCAATGACCCGGTATGAACAGCCTGGGGGAGGAACGTCAACGAGCACCGAGAGAATGATTTACTTCAGCCCGGAAATTAAGGGGCCAAGAATAGAAGAAGCGCGCCCGGAATGGGAAATTTATGTTGATCTTGCTTCACGAGTATACCCTGAGAAGAAAGAACTTATTTATTTTAAGAGTGCACAGGAGATTCGCAACGAAATTGCGGTTGCAAACCGAAACTACGATGGCATCCAGCATTTGAAAAACCAGGGGGATTTTTTTCAATGGGGCGGCGCCTGGCTGTGCGAGGGAGGAATTTGTCCGACTGCAGATGGCAAAGGAAACCTAATCCCTATTGAAATCCCTGAACTTCGAAAAGCCGAAGGGCATTTTTATGTTACGTCTCGAAGGGGAAAACAATTCAATTCGATGATTTATAGTGAAACAGACCCGTTTAACGGAGCAGACCGCTATGATATTGCCATAAATCCTGATGACGCAGCAAAGCTTGGAATTCGTGAAGGAGATTCCATCGTCGTTTATAATCAATTTGGGACTTTTCAGGGGCGGGCAAAATTTGAGGATGTGAAGCAAGGCAATATAGCAGTATACTGGCCGGAAGGAAATGTTTTGCTGCCAAAAGGAATTTATGAAGAACATGCAAAAATTCCTGATTACAATACAAGTGTTATTGTTGAAAAAGCGGAAACGTTTCATGCCCAGAAGGACAAAAAATATTTAGAAAAAAGAATAGAAGAGTTGGAAACTACGATCGAATGA
- the fdhD gene encoding formate dehydrogenase accessory sulfurtransferase FdhD, with protein sequence MERQISYRNNIFKFENGFFREQLDEIATEFPFTIILNGEEFATMVCTPTHLDELVIGFLASEGVIRSNNEIDQLQIDESKGFAYVDLAVKATTSQQFYSKRFIGSCCGKSRQFYFHNDARTAKTSTSKIKIKPEQCITLMKALQNSSTVFKNTGGVHNAALCSENEMIIARTDIGRHNALDKILGYCIQNRVPIQDKIIAFSGRISSEVLLKAAKIGVGVILSKSAPTDLAIKLAHDLNITAVGFIRGNSLNVYSHPERIVEKLEKLT encoded by the coding sequence ATGGAGCGCCAAATCAGTTATAGAAATAATATTTTCAAATTTGAAAATGGTTTTTTTCGTGAGCAATTAGATGAAATAGCAACGGAATTTCCATTCACTATTATTTTAAATGGTGAAGAATTTGCAACAATGGTTTGTACACCGACACATTTGGATGAACTTGTCATTGGGTTTTTAGCTTCTGAAGGAGTTATTCGGTCAAATAATGAAATTGACCAGCTTCAAATTGATGAAAGCAAAGGATTTGCTTACGTGGATTTAGCTGTAAAAGCAACAACAAGCCAGCAATTCTACTCAAAACGATTTATTGGCTCGTGCTGCGGGAAGAGCCGGCAGTTTTATTTTCATAATGATGCACGTACTGCAAAAACGTCAACTTCAAAAATTAAAATTAAGCCAGAACAGTGTATAACGCTTATGAAAGCCCTTCAAAACAGCAGCACTGTTTTTAAAAATACAGGAGGAGTTCATAATGCTGCTCTTTGTTCGGAAAATGAAATGATTATTGCTAGAACAGATATCGGACGGCATAACGCATTGGACAAAATCCTTGGCTACTGCATTCAAAACCGGGTACCAATTCAAGACAAAATTATTGCCTTCAGCGGAAGAATTTCCTCAGAAGTTTTGCTGAAGGCGGCGAAAATCGGCGTCGGGGTGATATTGTCGAAATCTGCACCAACAGACCTTGCGATAAAACTGGCACACGATTTAAACATCACTGCAGTCGGATTTATCAGAGGCAACAGTTTGAACGTTTATTCCCATCCAGAAAGGATTGTCGAAAAATTAGAAAAGCTGACATGA
- a CDS encoding MetQ/NlpA family ABC transporter substrate-binding protein, translating to MKKLFLSFFLLLMIGILAACSGSENSSGDTKHETKQITIGATSGPYSDMVNKAIKPLLEKKGYKVKVVEFSDYIQPNLALAKGDLDANLFQHKVYMETFAKEHNLDLSEVIVVPTAPMGIYSKKFSSLKKVTEGASIAIPNDPTNAARAFLILQDAGLIKLDPNANPLTVSEKDVKENVKNLKFKPLEAAQLPRAVDSVDLAAVPGNFALAAKMNLLDALQLENMPDQYRNRVVVNTKDKDAQFVKDIKEAVESKEFEKVIDEQFKGFGKPEWMKNR from the coding sequence ATGAAAAAATTATTTCTATCATTTTTCCTACTCCTTATGATTGGCATTCTTGCAGCCTGCAGCGGAAGTGAGAATTCCTCAGGAGATACAAAACATGAAACGAAACAAATCACGATTGGTGCAACTTCAGGTCCATACAGCGATATGGTAAATAAAGCTATTAAACCGCTTCTTGAAAAAAAAGGATATAAAGTGAAAGTCGTTGAATTCAGCGACTATATTCAGCCAAATCTTGCACTTGCGAAAGGTGATCTTGATGCAAACCTTTTCCAGCATAAAGTCTACATGGAAACCTTTGCAAAAGAACATAATCTTGACCTATCTGAAGTAATAGTCGTACCGACTGCACCTATGGGCATTTATTCGAAAAAGTTCTCTTCTCTTAAAAAAGTGACAGAGGGCGCTTCCATTGCGATCCCAAATGATCCGACCAATGCGGCCCGCGCTTTCTTAATCTTACAGGATGCCGGACTTATTAAACTTGACCCTAATGCGAACCCGTTAACGGTATCTGAAAAGGATGTTAAAGAAAACGTTAAGAATTTAAAGTTTAAGCCGCTTGAAGCTGCCCAGCTTCCTCGTGCAGTTGACAGCGTTGATCTCGCAGCAGTACCAGGCAACTTTGCCTTAGCTGCAAAAATGAATCTTTTAGACGCACTTCAACTGGAAAACATGCCTGACCAATATCGCAACCGCGTCGTTGTTAATACAAAAGACAAAGACGCCCAGTTTGTAAAAGATATTAAAGAAGCTGTTGAATCAAAAGAGTTTGAAAAAGTAATTGATGAACAATTTAAAGGATTCGGCAAACCAGAATGGATGAAAAACCGTTAA
- a CDS encoding methionine ABC transporter permease, which translates to MQLDSLVGLIPELNKAFFETIYMVGISILVAIIVGLPIGVLLFVTDRGLFLENTFFKNIVGFIVNMVRSIPFIILLIALLPLAKLIAGTTIGPTAASVSLSVAAIPFFARIVEQSLREIDKGVIEAAVAVGASPWMIIKDVLIPEAKPGIIQGVTITVISLIAYSAMAGIVGGGGVGDLAIRFGYYRYDNTVMITTVVILICLVQLIQFAGDRIARLVDKR; encoded by the coding sequence ATGCAGCTTGATAGTTTAGTAGGATTAATTCCAGAATTAAACAAAGCGTTTTTTGAAACAATTTACATGGTTGGCATTTCCATTCTAGTAGCGATTATCGTTGGCCTGCCAATCGGAGTGCTCTTATTTGTAACGGATAGAGGACTATTTCTTGAAAATACCTTCTTCAAAAATATTGTTGGTTTTATTGTTAATATGGTTCGCTCTATCCCGTTCATTATTTTGTTAATCGCACTTTTGCCGTTAGCAAAACTGATAGCTGGCACAACAATCGGACCTACAGCTGCATCTGTATCGTTATCAGTAGCAGCGATTCCGTTTTTTGCGAGAATCGTTGAACAATCGCTTCGCGAGATTGACAAAGGAGTGATTGAAGCTGCGGTTGCTGTAGGGGCATCACCGTGGATGATTATCAAGGATGTTTTGATTCCTGAAGCAAAGCCAGGTATTATTCAAGGTGTTACTATAACCGTTATCAGTTTGATCGCATACTCAGCTATGGCCGGTATTGTTGGCGGCGGCGGTGTCGGTGACCTTGCCATCCGCTTTGGATACTATCGATATGACAATACGGTCATGATTACAACAGTTGTTATCCTAATCTGCTTAGTTCAGCTGATCCAGTTTGCAGGTGACAGAATAGCAAGATTAGTTGATAAAAGATAG
- a CDS encoding methionine ABC transporter ATP-binding protein, translated as MIEIKDLVKIYETKKGKVVGVDHVSLTIKKGEIFGIVGYSGAGKSSLLRCLNLLEKPTSGEIIIDGVSLTSLRKKELRKARLKIGMIFQHFHLVSSKTVYENIAFALKAAHKSKAEIDKRVKELLEMVGLSDKSDVYPSQLSGGQKQRVGIARALANNPSVLLCDEATSALDPSTTKSILDLLKKINRELGITIVLITHEMEVVKDICDRMAVMQNGRIIEEGNVYDLFSNPREQLTKNFINSILQFDLPENLLKERRGKIVKVFFQGAIAEESVISDSLQKFNVRGNILHGKIEYIKDTPLGIFIMELTGDQDEIEQAISYITKRTQHLEVIRNAA; from the coding sequence ATGATCGAAATAAAGGATCTAGTCAAAATCTATGAAACAAAAAAAGGAAAAGTTGTCGGTGTTGACCATGTTTCACTTACTATAAAGAAAGGAGAAATCTTTGGGATTGTTGGCTACAGCGGGGCAGGGAAAAGCTCCCTTCTGCGCTGTCTGAATCTTTTGGAAAAACCGACATCCGGAGAAATAATTATTGACGGAGTGTCGTTGACCTCCCTTAGGAAAAAAGAGTTGAGGAAAGCCCGTTTGAAAATTGGAATGATTTTTCAGCATTTTCATTTAGTGAGCTCAAAAACCGTCTATGAAAATATTGCTTTTGCGTTAAAAGCGGCACACAAATCAAAAGCCGAGATTGATAAAAGGGTAAAAGAATTGCTTGAAATGGTCGGCTTGTCTGACAAAAGTGATGTCTACCCGTCGCAATTAAGCGGAGGACAAAAACAGCGCGTCGGTATTGCCCGTGCACTTGCAAATAATCCTTCCGTTCTTCTTTGCGATGAAGCCACTTCCGCTTTGGATCCGAGCACAACAAAGTCGATTCTGGACTTGCTTAAAAAAATAAACCGGGAATTAGGGATCACTATTGTCTTGATTACACATGAAATGGAAGTGGTCAAGGACATATGCGACAGGATGGCTGTGATGCAAAATGGCAGAATTATTGAAGAAGGCAATGTTTATGATCTATTCTCAAATCCGCGAGAACAGTTAACAAAGAATTTTATCAACAGTATCCTGCAATTTGATCTTCCTGAAAATCTTTTAAAGGAACGCCGTGGAAAAATTGTCAAAGTATTTTTTCAAGGAGCGATTGCCGAAGAGTCTGTTATTTCCGACTCTTTGCAGAAATTTAATGTGAGAGGAAACATTCTGCATGGAAAAATTGAGTACATAAAGGATACACCATTAGGAATTTTTATTATGGAATTGACAGGCGACCAGGATGAAATTGAACAGGCAATAAGCTACATTACAAAACGGACTCAACATTTGGAGGTGATTCGAAATGCAGCTTGA
- a CDS encoding nitroreductase family protein, whose amino-acid sequence MTNIFSIIEERRSVRDFDPEQSISRDELMEILELAGRAPSAWNLQHWHFMVFHGKDVQKKLLPIANNQAHTFESSAVIAVLGDLQADKKIEAVYRPLVESGRISQEIMDRKASQIKGVYQDKTYALAAAHSNASLAAMQLMLAAKGKGWDTCPMVGFDKERFIKEFNVDERYTPVMLIAIGKALKPGRQADRLNIEELITWVK is encoded by the coding sequence ATGACAAATATATTTAGTATTATCGAGGAAAGACGTTCTGTAAGAGATTTTGATCCGGAACAAAGCATTTCGCGAGATGAATTAATGGAAATTCTGGAACTTGCGGGCCGTGCACCATCTGCTTGGAACCTTCAGCATTGGCACTTCATGGTTTTTCACGGAAAAGATGTTCAAAAAAAATTATTGCCAATCGCAAACAACCAAGCACATACTTTTGAATCATCAGCCGTGATTGCCGTTCTTGGAGACCTTCAAGCTGATAAAAAAATTGAGGCAGTATATCGTCCTTTAGTAGAGTCCGGAAGAATTAGCCAAGAGATTATGGATCGAAAAGCAAGTCAAATCAAAGGAGTGTATCAAGACAAAACATATGCACTGGCGGCAGCACACAGCAATGCATCATTGGCAGCCATGCAGCTTATGCTTGCAGCAAAAGGGAAAGGCTGGGATACATGCCCAATGGTCGGCTTTGATAAAGAAAGGTTTATAAAAGAATTTAACGTAGATGAACGTTATACCCCTGTTATGCTCATTGCGATTGGAAAAGCATTAAAACCGGGTCGACAAGCTGACCGCCTGAATATCGAAGAATTAATAACATGGGTGAAATAA
- a CDS encoding TIGR04053 family radical SAM/SPASM domain-containing protein — MYRNQQSTKTTHPHSATIDYNENPFIVIWEVTRACQLKCVHCRADAQTLPDPRELSHNEGIKLIDQIYEMNNPMLVFTGGDCMMRDDLFELADYAIKKGMRVSMTPSATPNVTKEKMEQAKIVGLSRWGFSLDGPTPEIHDHFRGTPGSFQLTIEKIKYINELNMPLQINTVISRYNYGSLEKMAELIKELKAVMWYIFLLVPTGRGQVKDCITPAEHEKVFRWLYELSKTAPYDIKTTAAQHYRRVVIQQKLKENKVQYGEIRYEDSLTKDTASAIDGLKRAPKGVNDGNGFIFVSHIGDVYPSGLLPIKVGNIRERPLNEIYRESKVLKDLRNPDLYKGKCGICEYRYVCGGSRSRAYAVTGDYLESEPFCVYIPMALRK; from the coding sequence ATGTACAGAAATCAACAGTCAACAAAAACTACTCATCCACATTCCGCAACGATTGATTATAATGAAAATCCTTTTATTGTCATCTGGGAAGTTACGAGAGCTTGCCAGCTTAAATGCGTTCACTGCCGGGCAGATGCGCAAACGCTGCCTGATCCGCGTGAATTATCACATAATGAAGGAATAAAGCTTATCGATCAAATATATGAAATGAATAATCCAATGCTTGTTTTTACCGGCGGGGATTGTATGATGAGAGATGATTTATTTGAACTGGCGGATTATGCCATAAAAAAAGGCATGCGCGTTTCAATGACGCCAAGTGCCACTCCAAATGTCACAAAGGAAAAAATGGAACAGGCCAAAATAGTCGGTTTGTCACGTTGGGGTTTCAGCCTTGATGGACCAACTCCTGAAATTCATGACCATTTTCGCGGAACCCCTGGCTCTTTTCAGTTAACGATAGAAAAAATTAAATACATAAACGAATTGAATATGCCCTTGCAAATCAATACCGTCATTTCCCGGTATAATTATGGTTCTCTTGAAAAAATGGCAGAGCTGATCAAAGAATTGAAAGCAGTCATGTGGTACATTTTTCTGCTTGTTCCGACCGGACGCGGCCAAGTGAAGGATTGCATTACCCCTGCCGAGCATGAAAAAGTATTCCGCTGGCTTTACGAATTGAGCAAAACCGCTCCGTACGATATTAAAACAACAGCAGCTCAGCACTATCGGAGAGTCGTTATTCAACAAAAACTGAAAGAAAATAAAGTTCAATATGGTGAGATCCGTTATGAGGATTCGTTAACGAAAGACACGGCTTCTGCCATTGATGGACTGAAACGCGCACCTAAAGGAGTAAATGACGGGAATGGATTCATATTTGTTTCCCATATCGGCGATGTTTACCCGAGCGGACTGCTTCCAATTAAGGTAGGTAATATTCGGGAAAGACCATTAAATGAAATTTACCGGGAATCAAAGGTGTTAAAAGATTTGCGCAATCCGGATTTATATAAAGGAAAATGCGGAATATGCGAATACAGATATGTTTGCGGCGGCTCACGTTCAAGAGCATATGCTGTTACTGGTGATTATTTAGAAAGCGAACCATTTTGCGTTTATATTCCGATGGCACTAAGAAAATAA
- the modA gene encoding molybdate ABC transporter substrate-binding protein — MKKYIIFCFAWLIAVVLLGACSGPKKETMNQNKKDAELTISAAASMKDAMEEIQKLYEKEHPHVKLFFNFGASGALQQQISQGAPVDLFLSAAEDKFDALVESGLIDKNYRKSLVGNELVLVQPKNSQKKVDGFIGLADKNIKKISIGIPEIVPAGKYAKETLKHYKIWESVQNKIIYAKDVRQVLTYVETGNVDAGIVYKTDALTSSKIDIAAAAEEKSHSPIIYPLGVLKKSENKEEAIKFYHFLQSKNAMRVFEKYGFISLIQKSERRNRAVQKTNEFF; from the coding sequence ATGAAAAAATACATAATATTTTGTTTCGCATGGTTGATAGCAGTTGTTCTGTTAGGAGCATGCAGCGGCCCTAAGAAGGAGACTATGAATCAAAATAAAAAAGATGCTGAGCTTACAATTTCAGCTGCTGCAAGCATGAAAGACGCTATGGAGGAAATTCAAAAATTGTACGAAAAAGAACATCCTCATGTGAAGCTGTTTTTTAATTTTGGGGCTTCGGGCGCATTGCAGCAGCAAATTTCTCAAGGCGCACCGGTTGATTTATTTTTATCTGCGGCTGAAGATAAATTTGATGCATTAGTGGAAAGCGGACTTATTGACAAGAATTATCGTAAAAGTCTTGTAGGGAATGAACTAGTGCTTGTGCAACCAAAAAATTCTCAGAAAAAAGTTGATGGATTTATCGGTTTGGCAGATAAAAATATTAAGAAAATCTCGATCGGAATTCCAGAAATCGTGCCGGCAGGGAAATATGCGAAAGAAACACTTAAGCATTACAAAATTTGGGAAAGCGTTCAAAATAAAATCATTTATGCAAAGGATGTACGGCAAGTGTTGACATATGTGGAAACCGGAAATGTTGATGCAGGGATCGTTTATAAAACGGATGCACTTACTTCGAGCAAGATTGATATTGCTGCAGCTGCTGAAGAAAAATCGCATTCTCCTATTATCTATCCTCTTGGAGTCTTAAAAAAATCGGAAAATAAAGAGGAAGCGATTAAGTTTTATCATTTTTTACAAAGCAAAAACGCGATGAGAGTTTTTGAGAAATATGGTTTTATCTCTTTAATTCAGAAAAGTGAAAGAAGAAATAGGGCCGTCCAAAAGACTAATGAGTTCTTTTAG
- a CDS encoding NUDIX hydrolase, which yields MHLDQVLKKLQNRTPGILGGNRYSKFAVLLPLIEKEDDLHVLFEVRAFDLRRQPGEICFPGGKIESTDKNEQHTAIRETSEELGIRLDQIKNVYPLDYIVSPYGTIIYPFVGTIHEPGPMKPNPSEVAEFFTVPISFLMNTEPDRFKIHFEVKPEKNFPFHLISGGENYNWQTRQTEELFYHYDGKVIWGLTARVLKHFLEVINDQ from the coding sequence ATGCATCTTGATCAGGTCCTAAAAAAATTGCAAAATCGAACACCAGGAATATTAGGAGGAAATCGGTATTCCAAGTTTGCGGTATTATTGCCTTTAATTGAAAAAGAAGATGATCTTCACGTCCTGTTTGAAGTTCGTGCATTTGATTTGAGGAGACAGCCTGGAGAGATTTGTTTTCCTGGAGGGAAAATCGAAAGCACTGACAAAAATGAACAGCATACAGCGATCCGTGAAACATCAGAAGAACTTGGGATCCGTTTAGATCAAATTAAAAATGTCTATCCGTTGGATTATATAGTTTCTCCATATGGAACAATAATTTACCCATTCGTCGGAACCATCCATGAACCGGGCCCAATGAAGCCGAATCCATCCGAGGTAGCTGAATTTTTCACCGTTCCGATTTCTTTTCTTATGAATACTGAACCTGACCGTTTTAAAATTCATTTTGAGGTAAAACCTGAAAAGAATTTTCCTTTTCACCTTATTTCCGGAGGCGAAAATTACAATTGGCAAACGCGGCAAACGGAAGAATTGTTTTACCATTATGACGGAAAAGTGATCTGGGGATTGACCGCAAGAGTATTAAAGCATTTCTTAGAAGTTATTAATGATCAATAA
- a CDS encoding YceI family protein: protein MAKTKWAIDTAHSSVEFSVKHMMIARVKGSFDNFSAAIEADPTDLTTANIEFNVDAASINTRNNDRDAHLRSADFFDAEKYPSLSFKSTKIVKTDDDEYEVTGDLTIRGVTRQETFTVTFEGQGKDPWGNEKAGFSAEGKINRSDYGLTWNAALETGGVLVGDQIKISLSIEAIKEA from the coding sequence ATGGCAAAAACAAAATGGGCAATTGATACAGCTCACAGCAGTGTCGAATTTTCTGTAAAACACATGATGATTGCTAGAGTTAAAGGATCATTTGATAATTTCTCAGCTGCCATCGAAGCTGATCCAACTGATTTAACGACTGCTAATATTGAATTCAATGTCGATGCTGCTAGCATCAATACACGCAACAATGACCGCGACGCTCATCTGCGTTCAGCAGATTTCTTTGATGCAGAAAAATATCCATCTTTAAGTTTTAAATCCACAAAAATTGTGAAAACAGATGACGATGAATATGAAGTAACCGGCGATTTAACTATTCGCGGTGTTACACGTCAGGAAACTTTCACTGTGACATTCGAAGGCCAGGGAAAAGATCCTTGGGGAAATGAAAAGGCAGGATTTAGTGCTGAAGGGAAAATCAATCGCAGTGATTACGGTTTAACATGGAACGCAGCTTTAGAAACAGGAGGCGTTCTTGTTGGTGACCAAATTAAAATTTCTCTTTCAATCGAAGCAATAAAAGAAGCGTAA